TTGGGGAAGAAACTGGACCCAAAGGAGACATCATCTCCAACTTTGATATTCGTTTAGTGCAACCCAATGATAATGCGATTCCTACTGCGGGACTCCACACGATCGAGCACCTTTTTGCAATGCTTATTCGCAAACGCATCGATGGTATGATTGATTGTTCCCCATTTGGATGTCGCACCGGTTTTCATATGATCATGTGGGGACAGCATTCGAGTACGGAAATTGCTAAAGTAATCAAAGATTCTTTAGAAGAAATTGCATCTGTCAGCACTTGGGAGGATGTGCCAGGCACAACCATTGAGTCTTGCGGAAATTACAAGGATCACAGCCTCTTTTCAGCCAAAGAATGGTGTCGCCTGATTCTAGATCAAGGAATTTCTGACGATCCCTTTGAACGTCATCTTGTTTAATACGAAAAAGAGGCTGGGACAAAAGTCCTAGCCTCTCAATTATTTTTGGATTGTCGAGCAAGACGCAGTGGTTGAGTGGGCTCTACTACGCTGATTTCATCAGCTTTTACAGCCCTACTCAACTGTGCGGAGGTGGGACGACGAAATCGAATTCTAACGAATTACCGATTTCTGTCCCACTCTCTTTTTTATTGTCATTTTTCCCAAAAAGGGGATGTCTGATCAAGCATTAATAATCCAGAGCATCTGAATGACCTTTTCCGTTTCCTACGAAATAACCAGTTTTGGCATTGATACTAAAGAGATAGGTTCCATCTGGTTTGAATAGGTTGTAATAGCCATTACCGTTAATGATATTGACACGCTCTAAAATGTATTGATTGCCAGTGATATGTCCACGTTTACGAGCAATATTCAATACTTTTTCAAGGATCCCATCACCAAACACCCAAGCTGGGTTATTGACATCATTGATAGCTGCTTGGTTATATGGCACACGACTCAAGTTCCGCTGAAGTGGGACACCATCGCTTGGAAGACCGTACCCTGAATAGCCTGGACTTGCCGTTCCTGCACCACCTGTAGCAGCATTGACAGTTGGGGCCGTAGGCGTTGCTGCTTGAGCTGGGGCTGGAGTTGCATTAGAAGTATCTGTACCACCTGTCCCTGTCACTGGTGCCGGTGTCGCAACTTGTTGTGAACGTCCTTGCGCAACCGCCTCATTCAATAAGCTATCTAATTTTTCATTGCCTGTCTTTGTTTCTGCAAAGGTCGCATCACTTTTCGCTTTGGCAGTTGCATCAAGAACTCCATCTTTGATGACTGGAGAACTAAATTGAGAATTCACTTTTTGAATGGCAGAAACTTGCTTCACAAGGTCTTCATATTTTGTTTTAGCCGCATTATAATCACTGCTTCCTTCTAATTTGTCCAGCAGTTTCTTCAGATTTTCCAAGTCTCCGAATTTATCATTTTTAAGAGCACTTTTTGATTCATCTACAAAAAAGGCATCGTAGGCTTTGGTAAACTCTTCCAATTTTTGAGCCTGTGTTTCACTGCTACTTGATTTAGAAGTAGAAGATGACTTGCTAGATGAAGACGATACAACAGTTGTACCACCAGATTTTCCACGACTGTGCATCCAGTTATAGGTCACAAAAATGGCCGAACCGACAATCGCAAGACCTAAGGCAGAGTATAGAACCGCTTTGATTCGTTTGCCCGCATTGCTTGGTGTTTCCTCAGGAAGTTCCTCAGCTTCTACAATTGGTTCAGTTGGTGTGGGACCAAATTTAATCTTAGCAGGTAATTCAGTTGAGATAGCATCCATTTCAGGCCTTTGTTCCAAGACCGTTTCCGTCACTTCCGGCTCCTCCACTGCTTCAGCTACTTCAGCAACTGTTTCTGTAGCTGCCAACTCTTCAGCTTTAGCCAATTCTTCTTTGGCCAAAATTTTTGTATCGTATTTTTCAGCTTCAATTTCAGCTCGGTGTTGTTTGATGTATTTGTCTAAGACATTATCACCTTCCGTTACACCTGCTTCGATTTCTTCTGCCTTTCGATTGGCTTGCCCAATCGTCATCTCTTTAGCATCTTCAAACTCTAAAATTGATTCTGTTTCTTGCTCTAATGGCTTATTATCCTTCTCTGTCATAAAAATCCTTTCTATGCCTTTATCTGCCGTTTTACTCGTTCCCCAAAATATTGGTAGAGATCAACTTTTAGGGTTCCGTTATAAAGTTTTCGTTTTTTATCTGCTTTACTACCGAATTTAGATTCAAAACCTTCATCACTGGTTAAGATAAATTTACTCCAGGTTTTGAGAGGTGCAAATACGTGCCCCATTTCAGTATACAATTTCGTCACACCCTCATCATCGGATAAGCGTTCTCCATATGGAGGATTGGAGATAATCACCCCGTTGATCTTATCTGAGTGAAGATCTTGGACTCGCATTTGTTTGAAAGTAATGTCACTGCTAACGCCCGCTTTCTGGGCATTTTCTTTGGCAATCTCAACCATCCGTGCATCGATATCGGTTCCCATAATATCCAATTCGATCTCGCGATTGATTTTTCTGCTTGCTTCTTGACGGACTTCATGAATCAAGCGATCATCCATCCAGTTCCATTCTTCAAAAGAAAAGGTCCGACGTAAACCAGGTGCCATATTTCTCGCAATCATTGCCGCCTCAATACAAAACGTTCCAGAACCACATGTCGGGTCAATCAAGGGTTTATCTGGATACCAGTTTGACAGCAGAAGAATTGCTGCTGCCATATTTTCCTTAATAGGGGCTCCCCCTTTTTCAGTCCGATAACCACGTTTGAAGAGGCTACTACCAGTGGTGTCAATCAAGACAGTGGCTTGATCTTTAAGGATCGATACTTCGATCTTGAACTCTGCCCCATTTTCCATGAGAGGAACACCTTCTGGGCGGGCATAATGTTTTTGTAACTTTTTAACCACTGCTTTTTTCGAAATGGCCTGAACGCTAGGTTCATTATGAAGTTTTGATTTGACACATTTAGCCTTAGAAATGGGAAAACGTGCTCCTAAAGGCAAATAATTTTCCCAATCCAAAGCAAAGACACCTTGAAAGAGTTCTTCGAAGGTTTTGGCTGGAAAAGTCCCAACCACAATTTTTACTCGATCAGCCGCGCGCAACCAGAGATTGGTCTCTATGATTGCTCGACGGTCTCCTTGAAATCGAATCCGTCCATTTTCAACCTGGCAATCGTAGCCGAGATCACGTAGTTCTCGACCAACAACAGCCTCTAAGCCAGCAGCGACCGTTGCAATCAATTCAAATTGTTTTTTCATCTTATTCCTATCACTTTAAAAAAGGAGGTTGAGATCTCTCTCCACCTCATCAACCTATATGCAATTTTCTATAAGCCATGTTTTGTTCCAGAAATGACTAGGTACCATTTCCTTCGATAATCATCTGTCTACTGTTTCCAGTCAGAATGCTATGTTCGTTTCCACGCATTCCATGCCCCGACCAAAGTTTGGGTTGCTAGCTTGAGGGGTTTACCGCGTTCCACTTTTTAGGTTTCCCTAAAAACTACGTCACTGTGGCACTTTCAGAGTTACTAGAGCTTATCCTTAGACTTAGCTCCTTCACTCGCCGTAACTTGAATACCAAGTCCCTAGGCTTATGGATTCACCTAGCACAAACACTACAGGCATCACAGCCTGTGCTAGCATGGACTTTCCTCATGAGAGGATTCTCTCACGCGATTATCCAAAAATTGCACAATCTATGGGATTAATAATCGCGATCTACGATCTGTTTCCCAAAAACTTCTTTTTCCAAACGATTGAGACGTTTGAGAATATCAAAGTTCGTCGCTGTTGTCACTTGCGGGAATTCTTGCGTAGCAGTGCTAGCAATCGGAGATGTTTGTGGTGTTTCCTGTGCTTTTTGGGCAAGTTCTTCACGAAGGCGGGCGTTTTCTTCACGCAATTCCTTCACCAAAGCAGCATAGGTTTCATAGTCTTTTATGACATCATCCAAAAATTCATTTACTTCATCTTTATTATAACCACGAACTTCTCGTTTGAAATCTTGATCAAAAATATCTTTCGCAGTAAAAATAATACTCGCCATTACTCTCTCCAATCTAGTTCATCATCTCAATTATATAAAAAAATGGTAAGAAAAATCAAGGTATAACACTTAGTTTTCGTAAAAATTTTCAGCAAGTTCATTTAAGTCATCAAAACTTAATTGTTTGACATAAAATGGTTCTTTTTCTACCATCATTTTGTAAAGATATTTTAAATTGGTTTCATTTTCTGGATCATAAAAAACATAAGCTCCATCCGCGTTATCTATCAAAAACTGATTGTATTCTTTTAGTTGACCCGGATTGCTATAGTGGGGATAGGCATATTTCACGAAATCCACCTGTTTGAAGCGTGCTAATAATTCCTGATTGCTTTCATTCCAATTTTCGCCAACATTCTCAAATAGGAAGATCGTCGCCATTTGAAAATCGTAATCTTTTTTTAATTCAAAGGCGACCTCTAGTACCCAAGCCTCAAATCCCAAATTACCAGAAAAGACCAGCCATTTCACTCCTTCTTCAAATAAACGACGAAGATCTCTTTCAATGGCTTTTTTGATAATGGTCAGTCGAGGGTCTTTATTGGAAAAGACGCCCACATCAAAACTCTTATAACCTGCAACAAGTATGGTATTCATTTTTTCCTCATTATTCTAATTTATGATATAATAGAGTGATGTAATTGTACCAATAAGGAGAACTATGGTCAACTATCCACATAAAGTAGCCAAAAAAACCTTGGTCTCTACACAAAGGAAACATCCAGTCGACTTTGCGAATCGTGGGATGACATTTGAAAAAATGATCAATGAAAGTAATCAATACTATCTTTCTCGAGGTCTGGCAGTCATCCATAAAAAACCAACACCGATTCAAATCGTGAAAGTAGATTATCCACGTCGCAGTCGGGCAAAGATTGTTGAAGCCTATTTCAGGCAAGCCTCAACGACAGACTATTCTGGAGTATACAAGGGACGCTATATCGATTTTGAAGCTAAGGAAACACAGCAAAAGCAATCCATGCCGATGAAAAATTTTCATCAACATCAAATCGATCATATGGAGGCTGTTGTCCAGCAAGGCGGTATCTGTTTCGTTCTCTTGCATTTTGCAAAGTTGAGTGAAACCTACTTACTTCCTGCTCCTGCATTAATTCACTATTACAACATCGATCATGGTAGTAAATCCATGCCCCTCTCCTATATTCAGGAGCACGGCTTTCTAGTAGATAAGAATCGACTTCCGAGCGTTCCTTATCTTGATATTATCGAACAGAAACTTCTAGGCGGTATTTAAATGAATAAACAAACAGTCATTCAATGGTTGAAA
The Streptococcus parasanguinis genome window above contains:
- a CDS encoding S-ribosylhomocysteine lyase, whose product is MTKEVIVESFELDHTAVKAPYVRLIGEETGPKGDIISNFDIRLVQPNDNAIPTAGLHTIEHLFAMLIRKRIDGMIDCSPFGCRTGFHMIMWGQHSSTEIAKVIKDSLEEIASVSTWEDVPGTTIESCGNYKDHSLFSAKEWCRLILDQGISDDPFERHLV
- a CDS encoding cell division site-positioning protein MapZ family protein; its protein translation is MTEKDNKPLEQETESILEFEDAKEMTIGQANRKAEEIEAGVTEGDNVLDKYIKQHRAEIEAEKYDTKILAKEELAKAEELAATETVAEVAEAVEEPEVTETVLEQRPEMDAISTELPAKIKFGPTPTEPIVEAEELPEETPSNAGKRIKAVLYSALGLAIVGSAIFVTYNWMHSRGKSGGTTVVSSSSSKSSSTSKSSSSETQAQKLEEFTKAYDAFFVDESKSALKNDKFGDLENLKKLLDKLEGSSDYNAAKTKYEDLVKQVSAIQKVNSQFSSPVIKDGVLDATAKAKSDATFAETKTGNEKLDSLLNEAVAQGRSQQVATPAPVTGTGGTDTSNATPAPAQAATPTAPTVNAATGGAGTASPGYSGYGLPSDGVPLQRNLSRVPYNQAAINDVNNPAWVFGDGILEKVLNIARKRGHITGNQYILERVNIINGNGYYNLFKPDGTYLFSINAKTGYFVGNGKGHSDALDY
- a CDS encoding THUMP domain-containing class I SAM-dependent RNA methyltransferase yields the protein MKKQFELIATVAAGLEAVVGRELRDLGYDCQVENGRIRFQGDRRAIIETNLWLRAADRVKIVVGTFPAKTFEELFQGVFALDWENYLPLGARFPISKAKCVKSKLHNEPSVQAISKKAVVKKLQKHYARPEGVPLMENGAEFKIEVSILKDQATVLIDTTGSSLFKRGYRTEKGGAPIKENMAAAILLLSNWYPDKPLIDPTCGSGTFCIEAAMIARNMAPGLRRTFSFEEWNWMDDRLIHEVRQEASRKINREIELDIMGTDIDARMVEIAKENAQKAGVSSDITFKQMRVQDLHSDKINGVIISNPPYGERLSDDEGVTKLYTEMGHVFAPLKTWSKFILTSDEGFESKFGSKADKKRKLYNGTLKVDLYQYFGERVKRQIKA
- the gpsB gene encoding cell division regulator GpsB, which translates into the protein MASIIFTAKDIFDQDFKREVRGYNKDEVNEFLDDVIKDYETYAALVKELREENARLREELAQKAQETPQTSPIASTATQEFPQVTTATNFDILKRLNRLEKEVFGKQIVDRDY
- a CDS encoding DUF1273 domain-containing protein; amino-acid sequence: MNTILVAGYKSFDVGVFSNKDPRLTIIKKAIERDLRRLFEEGVKWLVFSGNLGFEAWVLEVAFELKKDYDFQMATIFLFENVGENWNESNQELLARFKQVDFVKYAYPHYSNPGQLKEYNQFLIDNADGAYVFYDPENETNLKYLYKMMVEKEPFYVKQLSFDDLNELAENFYEN
- the recU gene encoding Holliday junction resolvase RecU, which produces MVNYPHKVAKKTLVSTQRKHPVDFANRGMTFEKMINESNQYYLSRGLAVIHKKPTPIQIVKVDYPRRSRAKIVEAYFRQASTTDYSGVYKGRYIDFEAKETQQKQSMPMKNFHQHQIDHMEAVVQQGGICFVLLHFAKLSETYLLPAPALIHYYNIDHGSKSMPLSYIQEHGFLVDKNRLPSVPYLDIIEQKLLGGI